Proteins co-encoded in one Ooceraea biroi isolate clonal line C1 chromosome 9, Obir_v5.4, whole genome shotgun sequence genomic window:
- the LOC105276146 gene encoding zinc transporter ZIP9, which produces MEESAMLWVLSLVMLVGSCLAGSLPLVINLSEDKLQLVSVLGAGLLVGTALAVIIPEGIRALFTGGIENEKGSHDDLHSLIGISLVLGFVFMLLIDQCSARRSGGKQKSVTATLGLVVHAAVDGVALGAAATTAQADVEVIVFLAIMLHKAPAAFGLVSFLLHEGVDRKRISRHLLIFSLAAPCLALVTYFGIGKEGKETLSNVNATGLAMLFSAGTFLYVATVHVLPELMTRHSNYSHLPSVEGTALSATGLKVKEILFLVIGSFLPALITTGHHH; this is translated from the exons atggaAGAGAGCGCGATGTTATGGGTGCTCTCCCTTGTTATGCTCGTTGGCTCCTGCCTGGCCGGATCGTTACCATTAGTCATTAATTTGTCAGAA GACAAATTACAATTAGTATCCGTATTAGGAGCAGGACTCCTTGTTGGCACTGCGTTAGCAGTGATTATACCTGAAGGTATAAGAGCTTTATTCACTGGTGGTATCGAAAATGAAAAGGGGTCACATG ATGATCTGCATTCTTTAATCGGAATTAGTTTAGTACTCGGTTTTGTATTTATGCTTCTCATTGATCAGTGCTCAGCGAGAAGAAGCGGTGGGAAGCAAAAGAGTGTTACAGCAACTTTGGGTCTTGTGGTACACGCAGCGGTCGATGGAGTTGCGTTAGGAGCTGCTGCTACTACAGCCCAGGCCGACGTTGAAGTGATAGTTTTCTTGGCAATAATGTTACACAAG GCACCAGCTGCATTTGGACTTGTATCATTTCTTCTTCACGAAGGTGTAGATAGAAAGAGGATAAGTaggcatttattaattttctcccTTGCCGCACCGTGTCTCGCTCTCGTGACATATTTTGGGATTGGGAAG GAAGGTAAAGAAACTCTGAGTAATGTCAATGCGACCGGTTTGGCTATGTTATTTAGTGCTGGAACATTCCTTTACGTAGCTACTGTGCACGTTCTGCCGGAATTAATGACAAGACACAGTAATTACTCGCATTTACCTAGCGTCGAGGGTACGGCGTTATCTGCGACCGggcttaaggttaaagaaatattatttttagtaatAGGATCATTTTTACCTGCATTAATTACAACTGGACACCATCATTGA
- the LOC105276145 gene encoding high-affinity choline transporter 1-like isoform X1: protein MGVYVTGVIGVIVFYVAVLGVGVWAAAFKKRKAARGQDDMMLANRRLGPLLGVFTLIATWVGGAFVNGTAEAMFTKGLAWCQVPIGYSLSLLFGAMLFVRPMRKAEYVTMLDPFQERYGAGVGGLLFLPALCGDLFWCGAVLRALGSSLAVVAGVDPNISVCASALLAAIYTVFGGLYSVACTDALQLLCILLGLVIAAPFSMVHPAVSFENNLALKDWLGQIKNEDLGEWVDGMLLLVFGGIPWQGYFQRILSIKSTSVATTLSIASMFGCLLLAVPSAVIGVVARATDWSSVPGYNKTFTTDDGNAALPMVLRYLTPQWVSFVGLGAISAAVMSSADSSILASSSMFTRNVYKLTIRPKASERELNWVLRISVIAVSVLSTLVALTVSSVYYLSYLCSDLVYVVLFPQLLAVIHWPSMVDTYGCLAGYFIAIILRLAGGERGLGILPLIEYPFYDAKTRTQKFPFRTFIMIVALCTQLFTSFLTRTLLGKGYFPQCCDVLNIYSPGKSKDQSGVVQSSSGAALMDSSSKSTSGMDSCDGVGTCVYDDDERTCSYEEAADCCDGNATIGGDPVDLRTPSKMKSIGTSVAPRAIHNPPILRSAMQTPARHTPAHLPSQYLPICQGDRGQILGVRNLRGQVLSPTRSIGVPATPTITPCAPSYAKVGCELGPSNDKSRDGDRISIVERSNMEYNLNAQENTPATGGLAPKKSVKGVKLVGMEGGTLRRPSLQGTFSPTPSVELVHILDRRQSSGSYGPGSLSPVPAMGVEACKTHGTATEGQGGNEHCKIKRGIVRHHSLRSFNDTGDRALTTLARQPNYPSMPLRPEDCRMTLAKKDRRLSLIGRHSSVTNETELGNTSAPIICSPTFGMYNSVAKSSNYFVADDEAVSRF from the exons ATGGGGGTGTACGTGACGGGTGTAATTGGCGTAATTGTGTTTTACGTCGCGGTGCTGGGTGTCGGCGTGTGGGCCGCCGCGTTCAAGAAGAGAAAGGCTGCACGGGGACAGGATGACATGATGCTCGCGAATCGCCGCCTCGGGCCTTTGCTCGGGGTCTTCACGCTCATTG CGACATGGGTAGGGGGAGCCTTCGTCAATGGCACCGCCGAGGCCATGTTCACCAAGGGTCTGGCCTGGTGTCAAGTACCTATCGGTTACAGTCTCAGCTTGCTTTTCG GCGCCATGCTCTTCGTACGTCCGATGAGGAAGGCCGAGTACGTGACAATGCTGGATCCCTTCCAAGAACGATACGGTGCGGGAGTTGGAGGCTTGCTCTTCCTTCCGGCGTTGTGCGGCGATCTATTCTGGTGTGGCGCCGTCCTAAGAGCATTGGGAAGCTCCCTGGCCGTTGTGGCCGGTGTCGATCCTAACATCAGCGTTTGCGCATCGGCTCTTTTAGCGGCCAT atatacAGTCTTCGGCGGATTATATTCTGTGGCCTGTACTGATGCGCTGCAGCTGCTGTGCATTCTGCTGGGTTTAGTGATAGCGGCACCGTTCTCCATGGTACATCCCGCGGTGTCGTTCGAAAACAATTTGGCCCTTAAAGACTGGTTGGGACAGATAAAGAACGAAGATTTGGGCGAGTGGGTGGATGGCATGCTACTGTTGGTGTTCGGCGGTATACCTTGGCAG GGTTATTTTCAACGAATTCTAAGTATTAAAAGCACCTCCGTTGCAACGACTCTATCAATAGCTTCAATGTTCGGTTGCCTGTTACTCGCGGTACCATCGGCCGTAATCGGCGTGGTTGCTCGTGCCACCGATTGGTCCTCAGTCCCTGGATACAACAAAACGTTCACCACCGACGACGGGAACGCCGCGTTGCCGATGGTCCTGCGATATCTCACGCCTCAATGGGTGTCGTTCGTCG GTCTTGGTGCGATCTCAGCGGCAGTGATGTCTTCGGCAGATTCCAGTATACTCGCCAGCAGTTCAATGTTCACTAGGAACGTTTACAAGCTCACGATACGGCCAAAA GCATCCGAGCGCGAGTTGAACTGGGTATTAAGAATCTCAGTGATTGCGGTTTCCGTGCTATCGACTCTGGTTGCGCTTACAGTCAGCAGTGTCTACTATCTATC GTATCTGTGCTCCGATCTCGTCTACGTTGTTCTGTTCCCGCAACTGTTAGCTGTAATTCATTGGCCATCTATGGTGGATACTTATGGTTGTCTGGCAGGATACTTCATCGCCATCATCCTGCGTCTCGCCG GAGGCGAAAGAGGACTCGGCATACTTCCATTGATCGAATATCCGTTCTATGATGCGAAGACACGTACCCAAAAGTTTCCGTTTCGTACTTTTATCATGATAGTCGCTCTTTGCACTCAACTCTTCACCAGTTTTCTCACTAGAACTCTGCTCGGCAAGGGTTACTTTCCACAATGTTGCGACGTGCTGAACATCTATTCGCCCGGGAAGTCCAAGGATCAATCAGGCGTGGTACAAAGCAGTTCCGGTGCCGCTCTTATGGATTCATCTTCG AAATCAACCTCGGGCATGGACTCGTGCGACGGTGTTGGCACGTGCGTTTATGATGACGACGAACGGACCTGTAGTTACGAGGAAGCAGCCGATTGTTGCGACGGTAACGCGACGATCGGCGGCGATCCTGTCGATTTGAGAACCCCGTCAAAGATGAAAAGCATCGGAACGTCGGTCGCACCACGAGCGATCCACAATCCACCAATTCTGCGAAGCGCGATGCAGACGCCGGCGCGTCACACTCCCGCACACTTGCCCAGCCAGTATCTCCCGATCTGTCAGGGCGACAGAGGTCAGATCCTCGGGGTGAGGAATCTGCGTGGCCAGGTACTCTCGCCTACCCGGTCGATTGGCGTCCCAGCGACGCCAACAATAACTCCATGCGCTCCATCTTACGCCAAAGTGGGCTGCGAACTTGGACCGAGTAACGATAAATCACGAGACGGCGATAG AATCAGCATTGTCGAAAGGAGTAACATGGAGTACAATCTGAACGCTCAGGAAAACACGCCCGCCACCGGCGGCTTAGCTCCGAAGAAAAGCGTGAAAGGAGTGAAACTGGTTGGCATGGAAGGCGGCACGTTGCGGAGGCCCTCGCTACAG GGCACATTCTCGCCAACACCGTCGGTGGAACTAGTTCATATACTGGACAGGAGACAGAGCAGCGGCTCGTATGGTCCAGGTTCTCTGTCTCCTGTTCCGGCGATGGGGGTAGAAGCATGCAAGACCCATGGGACCGCAACCGAAGGACAAGGTGGGAACGAGCATTGCAAGATAAAGAGGGGCATCGTGCGGCATCACA GTTTGCGCAGCTTCAATGACACGGGAGACCGAGCGCTGACGACGCTCGCCAGGCAGCCGAATTACCCCTCGATGCCACTCAGGCCGGAAGACTGCCGTATGACGCTGGCGAAGAAGGACAGGAGATTGTCTTTGATCGGCAGGCATTCGTCAGTGACGAATGAGACGGAACTCGGGAACACAAGTGCCCCGATCATCTGCAGTCCCACCTTCGGCATGTACAACTCGGTCGCGAAGAGCTCCAACTACTTCGTCGCGGACGACGAAGCTGTCAGCAGGTTCTAA
- the LOC105276145 gene encoding high-affinity choline transporter 1-like isoform X2 — protein sequence MGVYVTGVIGVIVFYVAVLGVGVWAAAFKKRKAARGQDDMMLANRRLGPLLGVFTLIATWVGGAFVNGTAEAMFTKGLAWCQVPIGYSLSLLFGAMLFVRPMRKAEYVTMLDPFQERYGAGVGGLLFLPALCGDLFWCGAVLRALGSSLAVVAGVDPNISVCASALLAAIYTVFGGLYSVACTDALQLLCILLGLVIAAPFSMVHPAVSFENNLALKDWLGQIKNEDLGEWVDGMLLLVFGGIPWQGYFQRILSIKSTSVATTLSIASMFGCLLLAVPSAVIGVVARATDWSSVPGYNKTFTTDDGNAALPMVLRYLTPQWVSFVGLGAISAAVMSSADSSILASSSMFTRNVYKLTIRPKASERELNWVLRISVIAVSVLSTLVALTVSSVYYLSYLCSDLVYVVLFPQLLAVIHWPSMVDTYGCLAGYFIAIILRLAGGERGLGILPLIEYPFYDAKTRTQKFPFRTFIMIVALCTQLFTSFLTRTLLGKGYFPQCCDVLNIYSPGKSKDQSGVVQSSSGAALMDSSSKSTSGMDSCDGVGTCVYDDDERTCSYEEAADCCDGNATIGGDPVDLRTPSKMKSIGTSVAPRAIHNPPILRSAMQTPARHTPAHLPSQYLPICQGDRGQILGVRNLRGQVLSPTRSIGVPATPTITPCAPSYAKVGCELGPSNDKSRDGDRISIVERSNMEYNLNAQENTPATGGLAPKKSVKGVKLVGMEGGTLRRPSLQGTFSPTPSVELVHILDRRQSSGSYGPGSLSPVPAMGVEACKTHGTATEGQGGNEHCKIKRGIVRHHSFNDTGDRALTTLARQPNYPSMPLRPEDCRMTLAKKDRRLSLIGRHSSVTNETELGNTSAPIICSPTFGMYNSVAKSSNYFVADDEAVSRF from the exons ATGGGGGTGTACGTGACGGGTGTAATTGGCGTAATTGTGTTTTACGTCGCGGTGCTGGGTGTCGGCGTGTGGGCCGCCGCGTTCAAGAAGAGAAAGGCTGCACGGGGACAGGATGACATGATGCTCGCGAATCGCCGCCTCGGGCCTTTGCTCGGGGTCTTCACGCTCATTG CGACATGGGTAGGGGGAGCCTTCGTCAATGGCACCGCCGAGGCCATGTTCACCAAGGGTCTGGCCTGGTGTCAAGTACCTATCGGTTACAGTCTCAGCTTGCTTTTCG GCGCCATGCTCTTCGTACGTCCGATGAGGAAGGCCGAGTACGTGACAATGCTGGATCCCTTCCAAGAACGATACGGTGCGGGAGTTGGAGGCTTGCTCTTCCTTCCGGCGTTGTGCGGCGATCTATTCTGGTGTGGCGCCGTCCTAAGAGCATTGGGAAGCTCCCTGGCCGTTGTGGCCGGTGTCGATCCTAACATCAGCGTTTGCGCATCGGCTCTTTTAGCGGCCAT atatacAGTCTTCGGCGGATTATATTCTGTGGCCTGTACTGATGCGCTGCAGCTGCTGTGCATTCTGCTGGGTTTAGTGATAGCGGCACCGTTCTCCATGGTACATCCCGCGGTGTCGTTCGAAAACAATTTGGCCCTTAAAGACTGGTTGGGACAGATAAAGAACGAAGATTTGGGCGAGTGGGTGGATGGCATGCTACTGTTGGTGTTCGGCGGTATACCTTGGCAG GGTTATTTTCAACGAATTCTAAGTATTAAAAGCACCTCCGTTGCAACGACTCTATCAATAGCTTCAATGTTCGGTTGCCTGTTACTCGCGGTACCATCGGCCGTAATCGGCGTGGTTGCTCGTGCCACCGATTGGTCCTCAGTCCCTGGATACAACAAAACGTTCACCACCGACGACGGGAACGCCGCGTTGCCGATGGTCCTGCGATATCTCACGCCTCAATGGGTGTCGTTCGTCG GTCTTGGTGCGATCTCAGCGGCAGTGATGTCTTCGGCAGATTCCAGTATACTCGCCAGCAGTTCAATGTTCACTAGGAACGTTTACAAGCTCACGATACGGCCAAAA GCATCCGAGCGCGAGTTGAACTGGGTATTAAGAATCTCAGTGATTGCGGTTTCCGTGCTATCGACTCTGGTTGCGCTTACAGTCAGCAGTGTCTACTATCTATC GTATCTGTGCTCCGATCTCGTCTACGTTGTTCTGTTCCCGCAACTGTTAGCTGTAATTCATTGGCCATCTATGGTGGATACTTATGGTTGTCTGGCAGGATACTTCATCGCCATCATCCTGCGTCTCGCCG GAGGCGAAAGAGGACTCGGCATACTTCCATTGATCGAATATCCGTTCTATGATGCGAAGACACGTACCCAAAAGTTTCCGTTTCGTACTTTTATCATGATAGTCGCTCTTTGCACTCAACTCTTCACCAGTTTTCTCACTAGAACTCTGCTCGGCAAGGGTTACTTTCCACAATGTTGCGACGTGCTGAACATCTATTCGCCCGGGAAGTCCAAGGATCAATCAGGCGTGGTACAAAGCAGTTCCGGTGCCGCTCTTATGGATTCATCTTCG AAATCAACCTCGGGCATGGACTCGTGCGACGGTGTTGGCACGTGCGTTTATGATGACGACGAACGGACCTGTAGTTACGAGGAAGCAGCCGATTGTTGCGACGGTAACGCGACGATCGGCGGCGATCCTGTCGATTTGAGAACCCCGTCAAAGATGAAAAGCATCGGAACGTCGGTCGCACCACGAGCGATCCACAATCCACCAATTCTGCGAAGCGCGATGCAGACGCCGGCGCGTCACACTCCCGCACACTTGCCCAGCCAGTATCTCCCGATCTGTCAGGGCGACAGAGGTCAGATCCTCGGGGTGAGGAATCTGCGTGGCCAGGTACTCTCGCCTACCCGGTCGATTGGCGTCCCAGCGACGCCAACAATAACTCCATGCGCTCCATCTTACGCCAAAGTGGGCTGCGAACTTGGACCGAGTAACGATAAATCACGAGACGGCGATAG AATCAGCATTGTCGAAAGGAGTAACATGGAGTACAATCTGAACGCTCAGGAAAACACGCCCGCCACCGGCGGCTTAGCTCCGAAGAAAAGCGTGAAAGGAGTGAAACTGGTTGGCATGGAAGGCGGCACGTTGCGGAGGCCCTCGCTACAG GGCACATTCTCGCCAACACCGTCGGTGGAACTAGTTCATATACTGGACAGGAGACAGAGCAGCGGCTCGTATGGTCCAGGTTCTCTGTCTCCTGTTCCGGCGATGGGGGTAGAAGCATGCAAGACCCATGGGACCGCAACCGAAGGACAAGGTGGGAACGAGCATTGCAAGATAAAGAGGGGCATCGTGCGGCATCACAG CTTCAATGACACGGGAGACCGAGCGCTGACGACGCTCGCCAGGCAGCCGAATTACCCCTCGATGCCACTCAGGCCGGAAGACTGCCGTATGACGCTGGCGAAGAAGGACAGGAGATTGTCTTTGATCGGCAGGCATTCGTCAGTGACGAATGAGACGGAACTCGGGAACACAAGTGCCCCGATCATCTGCAGTCCCACCTTCGGCATGTACAACTCGGTCGCGAAGAGCTCCAACTACTTCGTCGCGGACGACGAAGCTGTCAGCAGGTTCTAA